The Phycisphaerales bacterium sequence CCCGTGCCGCCCCTGCGGGTCATGGATCCCACGCCCCCGCAGCCGCAGCTTCTTGCCGCTGGCCGTCCCCGGCGGCACCTGCAGGTCCACCGGCCCGGTGAGCGTGGGCACCGACACCGTCGCCCCCAGCGTCGCCTCCGCGATGGTCAGCGGCAGCTCCAGCGTGAGGTCCAGCCCCTTGCCGGCCTGCTCGCCCTCGCCGCGCCGGAACAGCTCATGCGTCCCGATGTGCAGACGCAGGATCAGGTCGCGCCCCCCAGCCCCGCCGCGCACGCGCAGCTGCTGCCCCTCCTCCGCCCCCGAGGGGATCGACACCTCGATCGTGCGGCTCTTGCCGTCCTCGGTCACCCGCAGCTTCTGCACCCCGCCCTTCGCGGCCGTCATGAAGTCGATCGTCACGTCCTGCCGCACCTCGTCGGGCGCCGGTCGCGCGTACTCCTCGCCCGGCCCCCCGCGCGAACGCGACCGCGTGCGCCCGCCGCCAGCGGCCCCCCCACCTCCACCGCCGCCGCCAAAGGGACTGCCGCCCCGCCCGCCGAAGATCGACTCGAAGATCGAGCTCATGTCCTCGGTGTCAGGGTCAAACCCGAAGCCAGGCCCGCCGCCCGGCCCGCCGACGTTCGACCACGTGTAGTGCGCCCCGCCGCCGCCCCCACCACCCCTCGTCCGCTGCTGCTGACCCGCGGCCGTGCCCGGCCCCCCCGATTCGAACGCCGCCGCCCCGAACTGGTCGTACAGCTTCCGCTTCTGCTCGTCGCTCAGGACGTCGTACGCCTGCTGCACCTCGGTGAACCTCTTCTGCGCCTCCGCGTCCTTGTTCACGTCCGGGTGGTACTTGCGGGCCAGCTTGCGGTACGCGCTCTTGATCTCGTCAGCGCTCGCCCCGCGGCCCACCCCCAGGATGTCGTAGTAGTCCTTGGCCATCTGCGGCAATCGTAGAGGCGGCAGGCGGCCCGTGAAGAGCGGGCGTGCGCCCCGCCGCCCAGCAAAACAAAAAAGGCCCGCACGCGCGGGCCTTTGACGTGGGACTTCCTCGGGTTGAGCTTACTTCTTCGGCGCGGGCTCGGCCGGCTTCTCGGCCGGCTTCTCCGCCGGCTTAGCCTGCTCGGCCTCCTTCTTGCGCCGCTCCTCCTGCATCCTGCGGAAGTTCTCCTGCGCCTTCAGGAAGCCCGGGTCCTGGCTGCCGGGGTCGACCGGCTGCAGACCCGGCTTCACCGCGCCCGGGCCCTGCACCATCGGCATCGGCGGGCGTGCAGCGCCCACATCCAGCACCCGCACGTCGTAGATCAGCGTCGTGTTCGCGGGGGCCTTGGCGTCCTTGCGCTCGACTGCGAGCGGCCCGGGGATGACGATGCGGCGGACCTGACCCTTGCGTGCGTCGTACATCGCGCGGTTCCACCCCTCCTGCAGCTTGGGGTCGCCCTTGGTAAACGCGAACGGCACGCCGCGCTCGTACGACGCGTCGAAGCGGTTCCCGTTCTCGAGGTAGCCGATGTAGTCCACCGTGATCGTCTGGCCCGGGGCCGCGGGGGTGCCCGCGGGCGCGCCCGGGTAGTCCACCACGATCACGCCGCCCTCGATGCGGATCGTCTGCGGCCCCTGGTCGAAGCGGCTGAACTCGTAGCCGGCGTCCATCGCCGGGCCCCAGACCTGCTTCTTCTCCTTGTCGAAGCCGCG is a genomic window containing:
- a CDS encoding DnaJ C-terminal domain-containing protein, with product MAKDYYDILGVGRGASADEIKSAYRKLARKYHPDVNKDAEAQKRFTEVQQAYDVLSDEQKRKLYDQFGAAAFESGGPGTAAGQQQRTRGGGGGGGAHYTWSNVGGPGGGPGFGFDPDTEDMSSIFESIFGGRGGSPFGGGGGGGGAAGGGRTRSRSRGGPGEEYARPAPDEVRQDVTIDFMTAAKGGVQKLRVTEDGKSRTIEVSIPSGAEEGQQLRVRGGAGGRDLILRLHIGTHELFRRGEGEQAGKGLDLTLELPLTIAEATLGATVSVPTLTGPVDLQVPPGTASGKKLRLRGRGIHDPQGRHGDLYTVIRIVPPKGGDLTPEQREVLAEIARVTPPVRRGDGWPASG